Within the Erigeron canadensis isolate Cc75 chromosome 6, C_canadensis_v1, whole genome shotgun sequence genome, the region ttataatttgtttagGCATCAAATCAAGTAGAGAATTTGAACATGAAAATTATAACCAAACTGCCACATGATCACAGAAAACAAGGGGAAAATAACAAGTTCTCGTAGAACATGTTACATACAAAGAATCACAATGTCCAGGCAATTCCTTCCAAAAAAGAAGCCAAAATCACTGTGAACGTATAAAAAGACCAGATAATGGTGTTCGAAATAATGGAACTCTTGTTACCtgtttaattgtatatatgatGGATACCAAACTCTGGTAATCAAACCActatatcttcttttttttttctttttctgaaaGACAAGTATCCACACATATTTAGGATTATCACAAGGAGGTATTGACAACTGCAGTACCTGCAAAATCTTTCACCGTGAAgccaactttttcaaacttgCCTTTCTCACTATTTTGTCTAAACTTCATGTAATCACTACACAAGAAAGGCCTATAGGCTCTCAAACTTTTCTGACCCACAACTTCTTCAGGTGCAAAAACTACCTTATCATCCTCAAAGCACCAAAAGAAAGCAAGTGAAAACCGGTTTTTACATTCTTTTAAAACAACTCTATGCTCAGATGACCTTAACTTCCCATTGCTCCAAGCTTGCATTAAGTCTCCAATATTCACAACTAATGTTTCAGCACACGGGTCTATGTCCATCCATTTCCCTTCTTTAGATCTAACTTGAAGCCCACCAATTTCATCCTGATAAACTATTGTTATGCAGCTCATATCGGTGTGCATACCAAGCCCTTCAACGTCGTCTTTTCCAATAACATCAGGTGGAGAGTAATTATTTATCCGCAGATACCCTTCAGAGTCAGAGAACTCGGATTTAAATTTCTTTCCAAAATCTGCCCCTAAGCACATCAGTAACATCTCTATGATTTTATTAGATAGAGTCCTCATTATGCTCCCATATTCTCTCAACACCTCACTGTaaaatggaaaagaaagttgTATAAATAACGgaagtataaaaaaaactctaaaactAGAGTATACGTAAACCTGGCCTGTATCTAACTGTATCAAAAaatgacccattacccaacccacccattttgccacctccaGATTTTATTGAGACGTACCCTACAGTATGCATCATAATACCATGTCAAGTTACCTGAATTCTGACTTTGTCTGGTTCAAGAGAACTTCAGCAGAACTCTCTGCTGATTCAAAGAAATTGGGTCCAGAAACACGGATTGACTCAAAAAAAGGAGAGGCAATGAAATGAGGAGTGTAAGTTTTTATGTTCGATGAAGGACCAGCTTTGAACTTCTGTTCATATGGCAAATCAAAAAGCTGATTTGATAGATAACGAAGTTTGATGTAAAGCTCTTTGGAGATACCATGGTTGATTATGTGAAAGAAACCCCATTCTTTACAGGCTAAAGTTAGGGAGGAGAGGCAAGATGGAGTTAAGGGCTTAGATACATCGAAAACAGGAAGTTCTATGGAAGTTTTAGATGCAAGCATGGTGAACTTTGATGACAAAGAGTTAGTTTGCATGAAATTTATAAACCTATCTGCAGTTTGTAAAAGACAAACttcaatatttataataataactgTAATCACATTTAATATTCCAAAAGTACCTACTCTTTTTGTCCACTTTTCTATACACATGCACTCTTTACAAATGGGAGTTTTAATTATTGTAAGTGTCCCCAGATTTACAGTCTTATAAAGATGAAAAAAGGGGAAGGTGGAGCGGATTTAGTAATCGATCAAATGAGTTCAAGTCACAATGAGTAAGAATAAATACTCTAATTTTGATAATCCACAAATTGGTCTGGCAGGTCATGACGTTATGTTGACCAGCtcacactttcttttctttctttctttctttgtttattttgatttaaaatgaGTCCGGAGGTTGTATGCATAATATAAATTGGACAACTTACGAACTGTTTGCCTTTTACACGTGTTAAGTTTTTGACCAACTTTTAACAGTTAATCACTTGCCCAATTATAACCCAAATCGACCCAGTTTAAGGTAAATAGGTTAAACTTATCATGTACTCA harbors:
- the LOC122606332 gene encoding gibberellin 20-oxidase-like protein — protein: MLASKTSIELPVFDVSKPLTPSCLSSLTLACKEWGFFHIINHGISKELYIKLRYLSNQLFDLPYEQKFKAGPSSNIKTYTPHFIASPFFESIRVSGPNFFESAESSAEVLLNQTKSEFSEVLREYGSIMRTLSNKIIEMLLMCLGADFGKKFKSEFSDSEGYLRINNYSPPDVIGKDDVEGLGMHTDMSCITIVYQDEIGGLQVRSKEGKWMDIDPCAETLVVNIGDLMQAWSNGKLRSSEHRVVLKECKNRFSLAFFWCFEDDKVVFAPEEVVGQKSLRAYRPFLCSDYMKFRQNSEKGKFEKVGFTVKDFAGTAVVNTSL